The following are encoded together in the Gloeomargarita sp. SKYB120 genome:
- a CDS encoding DUF3318 domain-containing protein: MPTSAATDAYQGEFRRLQGLLPMEMRGWVTIVPSTAMNPPVITSEEVDKDQVEIQIDPVRWDQLAIDQRNLLFWHEVARIQSDTLPKEGWEMAALAIGLGGTVGELWVQDTLLLLLSLGLTGFAGYRLWRRHQKQNALKWAIQADERAIQLAVQHGYTLPAAYKSLGSALKLLAEQTPNKGLRRRYEARLDALKRSAQRAKQSRSRE; this comes from the coding sequence ATGCCGACAAGTGCCGCTACCGATGCCTACCAAGGTGAATTTCGCCGCCTGCAGGGCCTATTGCCAATGGAAATGCGCGGCTGGGTCACCATTGTGCCCAGTACAGCCATGAATCCGCCGGTAATCACCAGCGAAGAAGTGGACAAGGACCAGGTGGAGATTCAAATTGACCCGGTGCGGTGGGACCAACTGGCAATTGACCAGCGGAATTTGCTCTTCTGGCACGAGGTGGCCCGCATCCAGAGCGATACTTTGCCCAAAGAAGGCTGGGAAATGGCAGCCCTAGCGATTGGCCTGGGGGGAACGGTCGGGGAATTGTGGGTGCAAGACACGCTGTTGCTGTTGCTATCCCTGGGACTGACGGGGTTTGCGGGGTATCGGCTGTGGCGGCGACACCAGAAACAAAACGCTTTGAAGTGGGCGATTCAGGCCGATGAACGGGCGATTCAACTGGCAGTGCAACACGGCTATACCCTCCCAGCCGCCTATAAAAGCTTGGGGAGCGCCCTGAAACTGCTGGCGGAACAGACCCCCAACAAGGGGTTGCGCCGTCGCTACGAAGCCCGTCTCGATGCCCTCAAACGGAGCGCCCAACGGGCCAAGCAGAGCCGTTCCCGCGAATAA
- a CDS encoding photosystem I assembly protein Ycf4 — protein sequence MATETVTPTRYRESVQGARRLSNYWWATVTGLGGLGFLLAGISSYTRVNLLPFADPTQLLFIPQGIVMGAYGVAGLLLSGFLWLLIVWDVGGGYNEFDKETQRVTIFRWGWPGRNRRVELVYDLAEVQAIRVMVRDNFLNPRRALYLRLRGKRDIPLTPAGRPLALGELEERAARLARFLGVPVEGL from the coding sequence ATGGCGACGGAGACGGTGACGCCAACTCGTTACCGGGAATCTGTTCAGGGTGCGCGTCGCCTGAGCAACTACTGGTGGGCAACGGTGACGGGCTTGGGTGGTCTGGGATTTCTGCTGGCTGGGATTTCCAGCTATACCCGGGTGAATTTGTTGCCCTTTGCTGACCCCACCCAGTTGCTGTTTATCCCCCAGGGCATCGTGATGGGCGCTTATGGCGTGGCGGGTTTACTCCTGAGCGGGTTTTTGTGGTTGTTGATTGTCTGGGATGTGGGCGGTGGGTACAACGAATTTGACAAGGAAACCCAACGGGTGACGATTTTCCGGTGGGGCTGGCCAGGAAGAAACCGGCGGGTGGAGCTGGTGTATGACCTGGCGGAGGTGCAGGCCATCCGGGTGATGGTCCGGGATAACTTCCTCAATCCCCGGCGGGCTTTGTATCTGCGGCTGCGAGGTAAGCGGGATATCCCTTTGACGCCGGCGGGACGACCCCTGGCTCTGGGGGAACTGGAGGAACGGGCGGCGCGATTGGCGCGATTTTTGGGTGTGCCAGTAGAGGGATTGTGA
- a CDS encoding response regulator transcription factor, which yields MPRILVIDDDAAITELVKVNLELAGYDVSEANDGVKGQALAIQLLPDLIMLDLMLPRVDGLTLCQRLRRDERTSHIPILMLTALSQTQDKVEGFNAGADDYLTKPFEVQEMLARVRALLRRADRAPQAAPGEILSYGPLTLIPERFEAIWFDKTIKLTHLEFDLLHCLLQRHGQTVAPSDILREVWGYDPDDDIETIRVHVRHLRTKLEPDPRHPKYIKTVYGAGYCLELPPVDGKLPTGRSQTTTSPSQS from the coding sequence ATGCCACGCATTTTGGTGATTGATGACGACGCCGCCATTACAGAATTGGTGAAAGTGAATTTAGAATTGGCGGGTTATGATGTCAGCGAAGCCAACGATGGTGTAAAGGGACAGGCGCTCGCCATCCAATTGCTGCCGGATTTGATCATGCTGGATTTGATGTTGCCGCGGGTGGACGGGTTAACGCTATGCCAGCGCCTGCGGCGGGACGAGCGCACCAGCCACATCCCCATCCTGATGTTGACGGCCTTGAGTCAAACCCAGGACAAGGTGGAAGGGTTTAACGCGGGCGCCGACGACTACCTGACCAAACCCTTTGAGGTGCAGGAGATGCTGGCGCGGGTGCGGGCCTTGTTGCGGCGGGCGGACCGGGCACCCCAGGCAGCCCCTGGGGAAATTCTCAGCTACGGCCCGTTGACCCTGATCCCGGAGCGCTTTGAGGCGATTTGGTTTGACAAGACGATTAAACTGACCCATCTAGAGTTTGACCTGCTCCATTGCCTGTTGCAACGGCACGGGCAAACGGTGGCCCCCAGCGACATCTTGCGGGAGGTGTGGGGCTACGACCCGGACGACGACATCGAGACAATCCGGGTACATGTGCGGCATTTGCGCACCAAACTGGAACCGGACCCCCGCCATCCCAAGTACATCAAAACGGTGTACGGGGCGGGCTATTGCCTGGAGCTGCCGCCGGTGGATGGGAAATTGCCCACAGGCCGGAGTCAAACGACGACGTCTCCTTCCCAGAGCTGA
- a CDS encoding peptidylprolyl isomerase produces the protein MTSSRCNIPPELVQPLRGYPCLNGKAVVELVVNGQTILLEVNGEDAPVTAGNFVDLVQRGFYDNLTFHRVVREPQPFVVQGGDPKGNGTGGFVDPQTKRERVIPLEIKPEGATQALYGRTFPEQNIQQAPKLRHRRGALAMARSQNPNSASSQFYITLAETSFLDGNYAVFGYVTKGMEVVDRIRQGDRITRARVVQGAEHLTTIQ, from the coding sequence ATGACATCTTCCCGGTGCAACATCCCCCCCGAACTGGTGCAACCATTGCGCGGCTATCCCTGTCTTAACGGCAAAGCGGTTGTGGAACTGGTGGTCAACGGCCAGACGATCCTGCTGGAGGTAAATGGGGAAGACGCGCCAGTGACAGCGGGGAATTTTGTGGACTTGGTACAGCGCGGGTTTTACGACAACTTGACGTTTCACCGCGTCGTGCGGGAGCCCCAACCGTTTGTGGTTCAAGGTGGCGACCCCAAGGGCAACGGCACTGGCGGGTTTGTGGACCCCCAGACCAAGCGGGAGCGGGTCATTCCCTTGGAGATCAAGCCGGAAGGGGCCACCCAGGCCTTGTATGGGCGCACGTTCCCGGAGCAGAACATCCAGCAAGCCCCCAAGTTGCGCCACCGGCGGGGTGCCCTAGCGATGGCCCGTTCCCAAAATCCCAATTCCGCCTCTTCCCAGTTCTACATCACCCTTGCCGAGACCAGCTTCCTGGATGGGAACTATGCAGTTTTTGGTTACGTGACCAAGGGGATGGAGGTGGTGGACCGGATCAGGCAGGGAGACCGGATCACCCGAGCGCGGGTGGTGCAGGGTGCTGAGCATTTGACCACGATCCAGTGA